In one Nitrososphaera viennensis EN76 genomic region, the following are encoded:
- a CDS encoding DUF4342 domain-containing protein translates to MVEEATPGKCKECHAELPSNARFCPNCGAQVGIEKDVYNVSGEGLVGKVKEIINDAQVKRINIKDEKGKLLLSIPVTWGAAGAVAVLALAPWLAALGVIAGIVTKCTIEVEKAKANP, encoded by the coding sequence ATGGTCGAAGAAGCCACTCCCGGAAAATGCAAGGAATGCCATGCTGAACTCCCGTCTAATGCTAGATTCTGCCCCAATTGCGGGGCCCAGGTAGGGATTGAAAAGGACGTCTACAACGTCTCTGGCGAAGGCTTGGTCGGCAAAGTCAAGGAAATAATCAACGATGCCCAGGTCAAGAGAATCAACATAAAAGATGAGAAAGGCAAGCTGCTCTTGTCCATCCCTGTCACATGGGGAGCGGCCGGGGCGGTTGCGGTGCTCGCGCTGGCGCCATGGCTGGCCGCGCTGGGCGTAATAGCAGGAATAGTGACCAAATGCACCATAGAAGTCGAGAAGGCCAAGGCAAATCCGTAG
- a CDS encoding TIM barrel protein, which translates to MLQPRIVTSVAPYVTVAGALQATQLAHEDGFSGVEHSEDHLHCSVAAKPNCLAMLREFSADKHMHNSLHKTLHRPSIDSPDRAERKKAVEYTLKTLDYMEAAGIPRMVLHSFSDLPAFFSLKAERANRAGYLVGSNVVKVYGVLAPALRAYRRWKKEEVQANFMRSLEEIAKYAADKKVDGGRPIEIVFEEHYSDAIDYDLVPYGRGNFVNVIRGIDTAHHLIRTGKDLDLEGVSEPIHFHAVDTNGRIDDHRTIGTGRVHFENSLSAAIGRNLASAIVIEDGTRKSALRSKEVLAAMIKRIGTASRN; encoded by the coding sequence ATGCTGCAGCCCCGGATTGTAACCTCTGTTGCGCCGTACGTGACTGTCGCCGGCGCCCTGCAGGCTACCCAGCTTGCGCACGAGGACGGATTTTCAGGGGTGGAGCACAGCGAAGACCACCTTCACTGCTCTGTTGCGGCAAAGCCAAACTGCCTTGCCATGCTGAGGGAATTCAGCGCGGACAAGCACATGCACAACTCCCTCCACAAGACCTTGCACAGGCCCAGCATCGACTCGCCGGACAGGGCCGAGAGGAAGAAGGCAGTAGAATACACGCTAAAGACGCTCGATTACATGGAGGCTGCCGGCATCCCGAGGATGGTCCTGCACAGCTTTAGCGACCTGCCTGCCTTCTTTTCCCTAAAGGCCGAGCGCGCCAACAGGGCAGGATACCTGGTAGGCTCCAACGTTGTCAAGGTGTACGGCGTCCTTGCTCCCGCGCTAAGGGCGTACCGCCGGTGGAAAAAAGAAGAGGTCCAGGCGAACTTTATGCGCTCGCTGGAAGAGATAGCGAAGTACGCGGCCGACAAGAAAGTAGACGGCGGCAGGCCCATCGAGATCGTGTTTGAGGAGCATTACTCGGATGCCATTGACTATGACCTCGTCCCGTACGGGAGGGGGAATTTCGTCAACGTCATCCGCGGCATAGACACGGCGCACCACCTGATCAGGACAGGAAAAGACCTGGACCTTGAAGGGGTGTCGGAGCCTATCCACTTTCACGCAGTCGACACGAACGGCAGGATAGACGACCACAGGACGATAGGCACGGGCAGGGTGCATTTCGAGAACAGCCTGTCGGCCGCCATTGGAAGGAACCTGGCAAGCGCCATCGTGATAGAAGACGGCACGAGAAAGAGCGCGCTAAGGTCCAAGGAAGTGCTGGCGGCCATGATAAAGCGCATTGGCACGGCTAGTCGAAATTGA
- a CDS encoding polysaccharide deacetylase family protein — protein MLSARNSSAAVAAAVAALLLVSGMVSVPISSANASIAAAPAQEEQACNCVIFRLDDIQDEWMNSVQVALMDYFIEKNEKLNVGAIMNIVGNDSSVVDKVRAGLSSGTFELASHAWDHVDYKTLTLQEQRATLQRANQKMVALWGTSAVVFIPPYNSYNEDTLAALEALDMKIISAEFDEELLSVYDPDDPDSPNNKVYKAMPGSDISDSHGVYHLPQVVGFYTYDSEPPTKTSMNTMTSSIDEAISSYGYAVVTLHPEDFAIKDSNQNPTNQVSSSELADLDALIDDIRAKGYTIKTYSEVAGISSSD, from the coding sequence ATGTTGTCAGCCAGGAATAGCTCGGCAGCAGTAGCAGCGGCTGTTGCAGCCCTGCTGCTCGTCTCTGGCATGGTCTCTGTTCCAATCTCTTCTGCCAATGCTTCCATTGCCGCAGCGCCTGCACAGGAGGAACAAGCCTGCAATTGCGTCATCTTTAGGCTTGATGACATTCAGGATGAGTGGATGAACTCGGTCCAGGTTGCACTCATGGATTATTTCATTGAAAAGAATGAAAAACTCAACGTCGGGGCGATAATGAACATTGTGGGAAACGATTCATCCGTGGTTGACAAAGTAAGGGCAGGCCTCTCGTCTGGCACGTTCGAGCTTGCAAGCCACGCGTGGGACCACGTCGACTACAAGACCCTGACTCTTCAGGAGCAGCGCGCCACGCTGCAGCGGGCCAACCAAAAGATGGTCGCGCTCTGGGGGACAAGCGCAGTAGTCTTTATCCCGCCGTACAACTCCTATAACGAAGACACTCTTGCCGCACTGGAAGCGCTCGACATGAAGATCATAAGCGCGGAATTCGACGAAGAGCTTTTGAGCGTCTACGACCCTGACGACCCTGACAGCCCAAACAACAAGGTCTACAAGGCAATGCCTGGCTCTGACATTTCAGACTCGCATGGCGTCTACCACCTCCCGCAGGTGGTGGGCTTTTACACCTACGATTCCGAACCGCCGACAAAGACATCGATGAATACTATGACAAGCAGCATCGACGAGGCAATATCATCCTACGGGTATGCAGTGGTGACATTGCACCCTGAAGACTTTGCAATCAAGGACTCAAACCAGAACCCGACAAACCAGGTTTCAAGCAGCGAACTGGCCGACCTGGATGCGCTCATCGACGACATTCGCGCCAAGGGATACACGATAAAGACCTATTCTGAAGTCGCAGGCATTTCTTCTTCTGACTAG